The genomic interval GCGTCGGCGGTCAAACGGGCGGCCAGAACGGCTGCGGCGTTGTCCAAGGAATAGTTGGCGGTGGTGGTGGCCGAGGCCGGTTCCAAGGGTTCGGAGAAGAGCAGGCTGATTTGCTGGGGCTGGCCCAGCCATTGAGCGCGCAGCAATGCCGGGGGGGTGTTATCGGCGGCGACGGTGAGGGAGGCGACGCGACTGGTGACGGAATAAGGCTGGCCGTTGACCACGTTGGCGGCGGTCACAAAGAAGGTGGCGCCGTGGTCTTCGGGCGTCACCGGGCCGAGGGAGAGTGTAGATTGCTGGGTTCCAGCAAGAGGCTGGCCATTGCGGTACCATTGCAAAGAAAAGGGGGGTTGACCGCCCAGTTGGACGGCAAAGCTGGCGAAGCCGCCCTCGGGCACGGAGAGATCGGCGGGTTGGGTGAGGATGCTGACCTGGCGGGGCACGGCCCAGGACCAGAGCAGTTCGGGGATGGTGAGGGCGACATCGCTGATGCGGACCTCATCGAGGCGGCCGTTGAAGCTGTCGGTGGGGTTGCCATTGTACATGCCGCGGCCGAGGGTCCAGGAGCCGCCTTGGGAGGCCATAGGCCCCAACCAGGAGGTGGTGCCTTCGGTGACATAGGTGCCCTGGGTTTCGTCGAAACGCAGGAGCGAGAGGGTGCGATTGGTGGCGTTGGCGATGACGGCGAAATGATACCAGCGGCCCGGCTGGACGGGGGCCTGGGTGAAGACGGAGCGGAAGACGTTGCCGTTGTCCATGATTTTGCAGCCGACATGGTTTTGGCGTCCGCTGTCCTGGACCATCTGGAAATAGACGGCGGCGAGGGGGCTGAAGTTGGCATCGCGTCCGACAAAGGTCTGCCAGGTGCCCAGGCCGTCAAACATGACGCTGGCTTCGATGGTGAAACTGGAGAGGACGGCCTGATTGAGGGAGGAGGTGGTGTAGAGGTCGCGCACGGCCCCCCCCGGGCCGGTGTAGAGGCTGAAACGGTTGGGTGTGCCGGTCTGAGGGATGACGAATCCCGGGATCAGGTCGGAATAACTGGCGGAGTTTTGGAGGGAGGCGGAGAAGCCGTGGTGTCCGTTGCCGGAGGCATCGGCGGAGTAGCGGGTGGGGTTGTTAAACACCAGGGCGCCAGCCGGGCCTTCCTCGAAGCGCCAGTAGGCGAGGGTGGCCGCCGGGAGGGGCGGGTTGAGGGAGAACCAACAGCCAGCGAGGAGCAAGGCGCCCGCGCGGGCCAGCCAGCGATGCCAACCGGATTTCATAGTTAACCTCATTGTAACATATTGCAGATTAAAAAGCCGCCGGGCATTGCGCCCGGCGGCTTGGACAAGGTCACCAGCTCGCTGCGGCTCAGGGGAGCCGCCCGCCCGGGACGCCCCTAGGGCTTCACCAAGCGGAAGTAGCGTTGCGGAAACTCCGTCAAGTTGGTGATGATGTGGAGGAAGCGGCCGGTGTCGAGGTTGGCCGTGTTGGTGCTGATGGTCTGCCAGACGGTATTGGTGGAGAGCTGCGAGGCGCTCTGGAGCCAGTAGGTCTGGCCGGCCTGGCCGGTGAACTCGAGGGTGAGGGAGTTATGGTTGCGGTCAAGGGTCCAGCCGCTGACGGCCGGGGGCACGGTGATCACGGGCACCACCTGGAGGATGCCGCTGACCTGCAAGGCTGCAACATCCCAGGCGAGGCCGGGGTCGAGGGCGGGCAGGACGACTTCGGTGAAGGCGCCCTCGAAGGCCAGGGCGTCAAACAGCCAGAAGGAATCGCCGGCGCGGAGCGGGCCGCCGAGGTTGCGGATGACCAGGCGTCCGTTGAAGATGACGTTGGTCGGCCCGAAGATGCGGTCGCTGTCCATCTGGTCCGGATTGATGTCCAGGAAGAGCGTGCCCTGCAGGTTGAGGGTGCCGCGGATTTCGAGGTCTTCGAGGGCCGGGCCGAGGTCGAGGGCGCCGGCGGCCTCGACGGTGACGTTGCCGGCAAACCGTCCGTCGTGGACGAGGGTACCGCCGGAGACGCGCACGGGGCCGGTGAAGGTGTTGGCGCCGGTGAGGGCGAGGCGTCCGCCGCCGAGCTTGGTGAGGCCGCCGGAGACGTTGTCGCCGAGGACGGCGGTGGCGGTGGCGCCGGAGCCGCCGCCGCCCGAGAGGGTGACGGTGGCGACGGTGTAACCGCGGCCCGGGGAGGTCACGATGATGTTGGTGACGGTGCCGGCGGCGACGTCAATTTCGGCCACGGCGGTGGCGCCGGTGCCGTCGCCGACGATTTGGACGATGGGCGGGCCGAGGTAGGCGCTGCCGGGGTTGTCGAGGGTGATGCTGACAACGCCCTGGCCATCGGGGGCGAGCAGCGGTTGCGGGATGGCGACGTCGTACCCGGCGGTATCAATCACCGCGCCGCCGGCATAGACATAGGCGCCGGAGAGGTTGGCGATGAAGTTAGGCTCATTGGCCTTGGCCTTGAGGGTGCCGCCGTTGAGGTTGAGGTAGGAGGTGGCGCCGACGTCGCGCATGGTGACGCTGGGGGTGGAGAGGACGCCGCCGTTGAGGTTGAGGATGCCGTAGCCGGCGAAGCCGCCGTAGTTGAGGCCGATCCAGATGCCGGCGGCGGTATCCATTTCCGCCGAGCGGGCGAGGGTCAGTTCACCGCGGCCCTGCTCGGCGACGATGACGCGCTGACCGGGGAGCACGTGGAAGAACTTGCCGCCGGTGAGGTAGCCCACGCCGTAGCCGTAGCTGGGGCTGCCGCCGAAGCGGCCGAAGGCGGTCCAGCCGCCCTGGTAGTTGGTGCCGCCGGACTGGTAATAGACGCCCTGGGCGTAAGCGCCGACCTGCCAGTTGTTGACGACGTTGGAGAAGACGCCGCCGGCGAGCTGGTAGAAGCCATAGGCGCCGACATCGCCGGTGCCCCACTGGCCGCCGATGCGCCAGTCGCCGAACCAGTTGGCGCCGTTACGGATGACGCCGGCCGTCTGGTAGGCGACGCCGACGCAGTTGGCGGGTTTGCCGATGTCGAAGGCGTTGCAGACGACTTCGGCGTCCTGGCCCATCATGACGAAGCGGGCGCGGGAGGGGGTGACGTCGCCGATGTTGAAGTCATGGGCGACGGTGAGGCGGGTGTTGCCCATGATGGCCAGGCCGGCGTCGGCATTGGCGGCGCTGGCGACGCCGCTCCAGCGGTTGACGGACATGGTGGCGTTGCTAAGGACGAGCCAGCCTTCGTTGACAAAGAAGTGGGTGGCGTCGGCGAAGGCGGTATTGCCGGCGTAATACATGACGCCGGGGCCGGTTTTGAAGAAGTAGGTGTCACTGCCGGCGCCGGTCATGGCGCCGGTGAAGAGGGCGAACTGGCCTGCATCCACGGCGACGGTGCCGCCATTCCAGGCGGCCACGCCGAAGTTAATGTTGCGGCTGGAGACAAAGCCGTTGGTGCCGGTGACGCGCAAGGTGCCGCCGGGGTTGAGTTCGAGCCGGCCGGAGCCGAGGCTGGCATCGGAGTTCACCACCACCACGCCGCCGTTGGCGACGATGGTGTTGCCGCCGTAGCTGTTGGGGGCGGTGAGGACGAGGGTGCCGCCGTTGACGATGGTGGAGCCGGCGTGGGTGAGTGCGCCGTTGGCGGTGACGGAGCCGCCGCCGGACTTGGTGACGTTGCCGGGGCCGGCGAGGCTGGCGTTGATGGTGCCGCTGACGAGGCTGAAGGAGGGGGCGGTCAACATGCCGCTGCCGTCAATGGTGCCGGAGGTGAGGGTCACGGCGCCGGCGGTCTGGTGGTTGGTGAGGAGGTTCAGGGTGCCACCGGACAACTGGAGGGGGCTGTTGGGGGAGAGGGTGTTGGGGACGGCGGCGACGAGGGCGCCCTCGGTGAGGAGGGTGGCGCCGGCATAGGTGTTGTTGCCGCTGAGGGTCAACTGGCCGGGGCTGGTTTTGGTGAGGCCGCCCGGGCCGGCGAGGTTGGCGCTGATGAGGCCGCTCTGGGCCTGATAACTGCCCGCCAGCAAGGTGCCGCCGGAGCCGGCGATGACGCCGGAGGCCAGGGTTACCTGCGGCACGGTCTGGTTGAAATTCTGGATGTCGAGGGTGCCGCCGGCGACCTGCACGGGGCTGTTGGAGGAGAGCACGTTGGCCGCGCCGGCACGCAAGAGGCCGTCATTGACGACGGTGGGGCCGGCGTAATCGTTGCCGCCGGTGTTGGCCAGGGTCACGGCGCCGGCGTTGTTCTTGGTCAGGCCGGCGGGGCCGGTGATTTTGCCGGAGCCGGTGAGGGTGTAGGTGAGGTTGCTGTTGTTGAGGATGACGGAGGCGGGCTGGACGTTGGTCAGGAGATTGACGGTGGTGGTGCCGGGGGCGGAGTCATCAAACAAGACGCCGTCGCCATTCTGGAAGACCATGGGGGTGCCGCTGGAAGCGCCCACCCAGTTGGTGGTGAGGCCGACATCCCAAGCGCCGCCGGGGACCATGCCGGCCCATTTGGGGGCTTCGATGGAGGTCACGCGCACATCAATGGACTGGTTGGCGACGTTGTCCACCAGTTCGGCGATGACGCGCGGGGGCAGGCTGGCGAGGACAAACTGGCCGACGCCGGTTTTGGTGCCGTAGCGGATGATGGGGAACTGGCCGACGGCCAGGCTGGCGGCGGAAAGGTTGACGACGACATCGCCGTTCAAGGTGAGGGCGCCGGTGACTTCCACCGGGGCGATGGTGGGATTGCCGAAGGCGCCGAGGTCCACTTCGAGGGTGGACCAGACGCTTTCGCCCAGGGTGAGGTTGGCGACGGTGAGGCGTCCGCCGGCGGAGGCCACCTGGACGCCGAGGGTGGCGTCGTCGGCCACGCGGAGGTTGCCCATGTTGGTGGAGGCGGTGGTGAGGACGAGGCGTCCGGCATTGACGCGGGTGGTGCCGGCGATGCTGTTGACGCCGCTGAGGAGGAGGGCGCCGGTGCCCTGCTTGGTGAGGCCGCCCGCGCCGGTGATGGAGCCGGAGAAGACGGTGGAGGTGTTGTCAGCGCCACAGGTGAGGGTGGCGGTGCCGAGGAGGATCTGGCCGGCGCCGCTGAGGGAGCCGACGGTTTGGGCATAGTTGTTGAGATCGAAGGTTGCGCCGAGGGCGACGGTGAGGCTGGCGCCGCCGGCGATGACGCTTTCGCGGTTGGCGCGGATGGCGCCGGCCTGGACGAGGGTGGGGCCGGTGAAGGTGTTGGCGCCGCCGAGGGTCAGGATGCCGTTGCCCAGTTTGGTGATGCCGCCGCTTTGATTGGGGGCGAGGGTGGCGACATCGAGGGTGGCGGGGGTGACGGGCAGGCCGCCGCGGAGGTTGACCATGGGGGGCGTGGCGTAGTCACGGCCGGGGCAGGTCACGAGGATGGAGCGGACGCGGAAGGTGCCGTTACTGGTGCCGTCGTCTTCCATGAGGGCCACGGCGGTGGCGCCGAAGCCGTCGCCGACGATTTCAACCCAGGGCGGGCCCATGTAGCCGCTGCCGCCGTTGAGGACGGGGATGGAGGCGACGCCGTTGCCGGAGGGGGCGAGGAGGGGCTGGTTGACGCCGATGTTGAAACCGGCGGTGTCAAAGACGGCGCCGCCGGCATAGACGCGGGCTTCGGTCATGTTTTCGAAGAAGGCGCCTTCGTTGGCCTTGGCCTGGACGACGCCGCCGTTGAAGCTGACGTAGGCGAGGCCGCCTGGGGCATCGCCCCAGCGTTCGAAGCGGGGGACCTGGACGCGGCCGCCGTTGAGGTTGAGGTAGCCCTTGCCGGTGGCGCCGCTGTAGGCGTGGGCGAGGACGAGGCCGAGGTTGCAATCCACGACGGCGTCGCCGTGGACGTTGATTTCACCGCGGCCCTGTTCGGCGGCGAACAAGCGGGTGCTGGCGCCGGTGTGGCTGACGCGGCCGGAGGTGAGGTACACGACGCCGCGGCCGTTGGCGTAGCGGCCGGGGGCGGTCCAGCTTCCCCAGGTGGTGGTGCCGCCGTTTTGGTACCAGAGGCCGATGCCGTTGGCGCCGATGTGGAGGTTGTTGGGGTTGTTGAAGGTGCCGGCGGCGAGCCAGTAGAAGCCGTAGGCGTTGTTGCCTTCGCCGATGCGCCATTCGTTGGCGGTGGGGGTGAAGCCCTGGACGGTGCCGCCGCGCTGGATCATGACGCCGGCGGTGTCGTTTTTGCCGACCCAGAAGCGGCGGACTTCGATGCGGGCGTTGTCCTGGAGGTAGAGCCAGCCGCGGCCGGTGCCCCAGTCGCCGATGTTGAAGTCGCGTCCGTCGGCCAGGAGGAGGCGGGCGTCATCGCGCATGTACACCCAGCCCCAGCCGCCTTCGCCGTTGCCGACGCCGAACCAGCCGCCGTTGACGTTGACGGTGCCGGTGCCGGCGATGGTGAGGGTGCCGCGGCAGTTGTTGATGTCGCCGACGAGGAAGCCGTCGCCGGTTTTGTTGACGGTGCCGTTGTGGACGATGAGATGGCTCATGGGGGTGAAGCCGGAGCCGGCGCGGCCGGAGACGAGCCAGTTGGCGACGTTGAGGACGCCGCCGTTGGTGACGACGATGATGCCGGGGATGCCGTTGTTGCCGGCCCAGGCCTCGCTGACGCGTGGGGTGGAGGTGGTGATGAGGGCGAGGCCGTTGGTGACTTCGGCGATGGCCCAGCCGTCGGAGTCATTGGGGACGACGCCGTTGCTCCAATTGGTGGGTTCGTGCCAGGGGCCGCCGAGGCCGCCGACCCAGCCGCCGCTGGCGGCCTGGAGGGGGTTGAGGAAGAGGATGAAGCCTGCGGCGAGGCAGGCACAGGCGAGGGAGCGGAGCGTTTTCATAATTATTTTAGTTAATTAAATAATTCTGCCTCCATCAAGGAAAAACAGCAAGGGACGAGGTGCCGCCCCACTGAAGCGGCATCAGACGGACTCTCGATGTTTCAGGCATGGCAGAAATATGCCACGGGGGCGAAACTCTGGCCATGAGGAATTGGAGCAAAATCTTAAGGAATTGGGTCAGGCTGGAAGGGTGGCGGGGCGTGGGCGTGACCGTGAGGAGCGGGGGGGGGCGGCCGGAGGAGGGGCAGGTGCAGGAAAAGGTTGCAGGGCAAGGGGCGGAATGGATTTGGGGGATGCGGGTTCCCCTGCCCTGCTTTTTGCCCGGGCGGATGAGTTTCGGCTTTCAAGCCGCAGAGGCAGGGGTTATTGTGCTGGGAAGTTAAAAAATCTGCATGGGCGCGAATATGGCTGGTGGAAATGGCCGTGGCCGACGTCCGCACGTGGCGCTGATTGTGGAGACCTCCCTGGCCTCGGGGCGGGCGATCTTGCGCGGGGTGGCGCGGTATGTGCGGCGGCATGGGCCCTGGGCGTTGTTTTACCAGCCGCGGAGCCTGGAGGAGGCGGTGCCGAAGTGGCTGCGGCAGTGGCGGGGGGACGGCATTATTGTGCGGGTGCAGAATCGGAAGATAGCGGAGGCGGTGCTGGCGTCGGGGTTGCCGGCGGTGGATGTGCTGGGGGTGGTGCCCGGGCTGCCTTTGCCGCTGGTGCACGTGGACGATGGGCAGGTGGCGCGGCTGGCGGCGGGGCATTTGTTGGAGCGGGGGTTTCATCATTTTGGTTTTTTTGGGATTGAGGGGGAGAACTGGTCGCACAACCGGGAGGAGGCCTTTGTGGAGGCCGTGGTGCGGGAGGGGGGGAGCGCCCTGGTGTACAATCTGCCGCGGGGGGTGGAGAGTTTTGGTTCGTGGGAGGAGGTGGAGGATGATTTGGCGGCGTGGGTGCGGCGGCTGCCGAAGCCGGCGGGGATCATGGTGTGTTCGGATCAGCGGGGGCCGTTGTTGCTGGAGGCGTGCCGGCGGGCGGGGGTGGCGGTGCCGGATGAGTTGACGATTATTGGGGTGGATAATGACGAGCCGTTGTGCGAGGTGTGTAATCCGCCGTTGTCGAGCGTGGTGCCGAATCATGAGCAGGTGGGGTACGAGGCGGCGGCGCTGCTGGAGCAGCTTATGGCGGGGCAGCCGGCGCCGGAGAAGCCGGTGCTGGTGCCGCCGGCGGGGGTGGTGACGCGGTTATCGAGTGACACGCTGGCGATTGAGGACCGGCAGGTGGCGGCGGCGCTGCGGTTGATCCGGGAGCATGCGTGCGAGGGGATCAAGGTGAGCGTGCTGGCGCGGCAGGTGGGGTTGTCGCGGACGGTGTTGCAGCGGCGGTTTCGGGCGGTGTTGCGCAAGTCGGTGCATCAACTGATTATTGAGGCGCGGCTGAAGCGGGCGCAGGATTTGATAGTGAACACGGATTTGCCGATGGTGGAGATTGCGGAGCGGTGCGGGTTCAAGCATGTGGAGTATTTGAGCGCGGTGTTCAAGCAGCGGCTGGGGTTGAGTCCCCGGCAGCTTCGGCGTCCGCAGAGCCAGGGGCGGGTGGGGTGAGGGGAAAAGTGGCGCGCTGGTTTTGCGCTGCCCTCCCCTGCCCCGGAAAGAGCGGCGGTGAATGGCGGACAGGCGATGGGGTGAGGGGCAATGTTAATTAAGTTCATAGCAAACCAAAATTGGAAAAGAGAAATAGGGTAACCTCTCTAGTGTCGAGGAACTCAGAGACCATTTTCGGTTGCATGCGATGCCCAAAAGTATTGTAGAGATGGAGGCTGAGGAGTACTTATAATTTCTCGCTAGGCGCTGCCGACTTATGGGCGCAAGAATAAAACAAGACCTCACAATCCTTTAGTGGTATGGAAAAAGATCAAGCATACTGGCTCCACAAGCTGGCCACGCTAAAGATAGACCGCGCTCGCGGTGACCCCGCGCCACATAAGCCGTTTCTGCTACTGATGGTTTTGGAAATGGCGGATCGTGGAGAAATCAAGAGCCAAGAATTGTCACTCTCGCCAGACCTTGCTTATCGCTTTAGCCTGTTCAATCAAGTAATTGCGGATCGAAAGCGCCGGCCGCTCGAGTTGCGATTACCATTTCATCACCTGAAGACTTCTGGCATCTGGCAGCCACTAATGGCAGACGGTAAGCCTTCGCCTCACCCCAGGTTGACTGTGAAAGTTCGTTTTGATCCTGATTTTTTCCAATGCCTCAAGGATCCTTTGTTTCGTGAGAAGGCGAAACATGTGTTAATTGATACGCCACCTTACTTCAGGGAGCCGGAGCGTGTCGCACTACGAGCAATGTTTAATCTGGAAAACGCGGGCGGTAGCAATGCCAATCAAGTGGGGCCGCTGTTCACCGCACAAGTGGAGCGGGGGCGGGACGCACGCTTTCGAATCGAAGTTGTGATTATCGCTTACCAGCACACCTGCGCTTTAACCGGCTATCGGATGACGACTTTGGGGGTTGATAAGATGGAAAGCATAGTAGATGCCGCGCACATCCATGAGTTTCGCGACAGCCGGAACAATGATCCACGGAATGGCCTCGCACTCTGCAAGAATGCGCATTGGCAGTTTGATCGTGGTTTGTGGTCAATCACTGACGACTTCCATATTATAGTAAACCGAAAAAAGTTCACCGAGAATGGCCTACCTGGTCAACGCTTGGCAGATTTTGAGGGCCGCAGACTTATTCTTCCCAAGGATCCTAAATACTGGCCTAATCCAGAATACTTAGCTTGGCACCGTGAAAAGCGGTTTTCTGTTTAAGGTTAAGGGATAGCTGTCGAGCCGAATTAGATAAATAGTTAAAGACCCACAAAATAATGCCTGAGGTTAGGCGGAGTTTGCGGAGTTTGATTCGGTGCAAGTTTTTGCGTGGGCTTGAAGGAACTGTGGGGAGGGCATGAATTTATTGGGTTTTCGAAGCTGGCGGCCCTCGAAACGCAACAACCAGTCGAGTCCCTCGCAATCGGCACGGGATTTGATACCAGGTATGAAGCGGACGCAAAGATTGTCGTCAAAGAACATGAGGCGGCGATCGAAGGCGCGATCGTGCAAGGCATTCAGGCAAAGGCCGTTTCTGGGGTTCATCCGCTGTTTTGGGTTATCGGCCCATGGGAGGATATGGCTGGCAACCAGCAGTTCTGGCACCGCCAGGCCGGAGATGCAGCATTTGCCGTCGTAAGCGGCCAGTACGGTCGCCCGAAAGAAGTGTTGATTTACGCGCACGCGCACCAGGCGTTCACGCTCGCGTCCTTCCTGGGGCAACTCATCAGGCGAAATAGCGGCCAGGTCTTCAAGTTTGCGTCCGGTGTATTGGGCCAGCAGGCGCTCACTCTCGTAAGCCAGCGATGCGGGGTCGTCCTCGAATTCTCTCCAGATGTCAATTTCTCCTTTGGCTCCGTGTGGCATGCCTTTGATGCCGCGGGCCGCCAGCTCTGGGTCGAGGCGGGCAAAATTGTTCAGTTTGAGTGCCACTGATCCCGGCGAGCGCCCGAGCAACCTGGCCAGTTCAATAATTTCGGGCGCGCGGCTGTGTTGCCGCCCGAATGGGATTTTACAATAGAGATTGAAGGCGAGGATGTGCTCCTCGCGCGTCCAAGGTCTGTACTTGGGGGGCATAGATCAAGCATTAAGCTTTATCGTGCTCGTGGTCTTTTTCAAGACTTTGAGATTGAGGCTGCAGGTGAGATACTCGTTTTTTTAATGGCGCGGGAGGCGAGGGCAAGAAAGGGGGGTAGCGCGGGGTTTATTCGACGGTGACGGATTTGGCGAGGTTGCGAGGTTTGTCCACGTCGCAGCCGCGGGCGACGGCGATTTCGTAGGCGAGGAGCTGGAGGGGGAGGATGGCCAGGAGGGGCCAGAGGCATTCGGGGGCGTGGGGGAGGAGGAGGGTGTCGTCGGCTTTTTGGGGGAGGGTGGTGTCGCCGACGGTGCCGAGGGCGATGATGGGGCCCTGGCGGGCCTTGATTTCTTCGAGGTTGGCGAGGGTTTTTTCGTAGAGGCTGTCCTGGGGTGCGAGGATGACGGTGGGGGTGCGGTGGTCAATCATGGCGATGGGGCCGTGTTTCATTTCGGCGGCGGGGTAGCCTTCGGCGTGGATGTAGCTGATTTCTTTGAGTTTGAGGGCGGCTTCGAGGGCGATGGGGAAGTTGAACTGGCGGCCGAGGAAGAAGAAGTCTTCGGCGTGGGCGTATTTTTGGGCGAGGCGGCGGACGGAATCGTGGAGGTGGAGGACGGATTGCATTTGGGCGGGGAGGTTTTCGAGGGCGGCGAGGAGGCGGCGGGCGTGGGCGGCGCCGAGCATGCGCATGCGGCCGAGGAGGATGGCGAGGAGGGTGAGGACGGTGACCTGGGCGGTGAAGGTTTTGGTGGCGGCGACGCCGATTTCGGGGCCGGCGTGGAGGTAGATGCCGCCGTCGGCTTCGCGGGCGATGGTGCTGCCGACGACGTTGCAGAGGGAGAGGACTTTGTGGCCGCGGCGGCGGGCTTCGCGGAGGCCGGCGAGGGTGTCGGCGGTTTCGCCGGACTGGGTGATGGCGAGGACGAGGGTGTGTTTGTTGATGGGGGCGTTGCGGTAGCGGAATTCGCTGGCGTATTCGACTTCGACGGGGAGGTGGGCGAGGTCTTCGATGAGGTATTCGCCGAGGAGGGCGGCGTGCCAACTGGTGCCGCAGGCGAGCATGAGGACCTGGTCGAATTCGCGGAGTTCGGCGGGGGTGAGGTTGAGGCCGCCGAAGCGGGCGGTGGCTTCGTCGGGGTCGAGGCGGCCGCGGAGGGTGTTGCGGACGGTTTGGGGTTGCTCAAAGATTTCTTTGAGCATGAAGTGGGGGAAGTTGCCGCGTTCGGCGGCGGCGGTGTCGAATTCGAGGCGGCTGATTTCGACGCGGGCGGCCTCGCCCTGGAGGCGGTGGACTTCGTGGCGCTGGGGGGTGAGGAGGACGAGGTCGTGGTCCTGGAGGTAGATGACGTCGCGGGTGTGGGGGACGAGGGCGGCGGAGTCGCTGGCGAGGAAGTGTTCGCCCTGGGCGAGGCCGACGATGAGGGGGGAGCCGCGGCGGGCGCCGATGATGAGGCCGGGGAAGTCGGCGCAGAGGACGGCGAGGCCGTAGGTGCCGATGACTTCGCGGAGGGCGTCGGCGACGGCCTGGGCGAGGGGGTGGAGGGCGCCGGGGGTGTTGCGGCGGGCCTGGTAGTGCCAGCCGATGAGGTGGGCGAGGACTTCGGTGTCGGTGTCGGAGGTGAAGCGGTGGCCGGCGAGTTGGAGGCGGTTTTTGAGGAGGGCGTAGTTTTCGATGACGCCGTTGTGGACGATGACGATGCGGCCGGAGGCGTCGGGGTGGGGGTGGGAGTTGGCATCGGTGGGGGGGCCGTGGGTGGCCCAGCGGGTGTGGCCGATGCCGGCGAGGCCGTGGAGGGGTTCGCGGGCGAGGAGGGGGGCGAGGCCGTCTTCGATTTTGCCGGCTTTTTTGCGGGTTTGGAGGTGTTCGCCGAGGACGGCCAGGCCGGCGCTGTCGTAGCCGCGGTATTCGAGGCGGCGGAGTCCATCCAGGAGCAGGGGGGCCGCTTCCTTGTAACCTACATAGGCAATGATGCCGCACATGGGGAAGAGGGATAGCAGGGGATGGGACGGGGGACGAGCAGAAAATTGGGGGGGGAGGGGGGAGGGTTTTGACCACGAAGGGACATGAAGAGGGGGTTAACCACGAATAAACACGAAGGAACACGAATGGGGAGGTGAATTATTCAATGAACACGAATGGGGGGGTGACCACGAAGGGACACGAAGGGAGGGAGTTAACCACGAATGGACACGAAGAAACACGAATCATGAACACGAATGGATATGAGGAGGGGGGTTATCCACGAATGGACACGAAGGGACACGAAGAAGGGTTTGACCACGAATAAACACGAAGAAAGACGAATCATGAACACGAATGGGCGTTTTTGACCACGAATGAACACAAATGAACACAGATGAACATGAGGGGGGATTGAGGTCGGAAGGGAGGAGGGGGAAGGGGCTGGCGCAAAGGTTTTTGACAAAAGTTGGGGAAGCTGGCATTGATAGGGGGCAACGTCAGCCACGAGCGCCCAATTCTGATGCGGTTGGATGGCACAACACCGCAGCCTGATCCGGTTCATGGGCCGCCGCCCGGTGGGGGCGGCAGGTGCCAAGGTCACAGCGGATGAGCACTGAGGATTCAACGGGCGAGTTTAAGTACTGGGCCTTTATCAGTTACAGCCACGCCGACAGCAAGTGGGCGGACTGGCTGCATCGGGGGCTGGAGACGTATCGCGTGCCGGGGCGGCTGGTGGGGAGGAAGACGCGGAGCGGGGTGATACCGAAGCGGTTGTTTCCGGTGTTCCGGGATCGGGACGAGCTGCCGGGGTCGGCGAATTTGGGGGAGAATCTCACGCGGGCGCTGAAGGAGTCGCGGTATTTGATTGTGATTTGTTCGCCGCGGGCGGCGCAGTCGCAATGGGTGGATCAGGAGGTGCGGATTTTCAAGTCGCTGGGGCGTGAGGATCGGGTGTTGTGCCTGATTGTGGACGGGGAGCCGAATGCGACGAATCATCCGGAGCTGGGTTTGCAGGAGTGTTTTCCGGAGTCCATCCGGTACTGGGTGGATGCGGAGCGGCGGATCACGAATATTCCGACGGAGCCGATTGCGGCGGATGTGCGGAAGGGGAAGGACGGGAAGCGGAATGCGTTGTTGAAGCTGCTGGCGGGGGTGCTGGGGGTGAATTTTGATGATTTGAAGCAGCGGGATCACGAGCGGGCGCAGCGGCGGTTGCAGATTATTCTGGCGGGGGTGAGCGCGCTGCTGGTGTTGTTTCTGTTTTTGTTGTTCCAGTTGTTCACGGAGCAACAGCGGGCGCGGGATGCGGAGCGGACGGCCAAGGCGAACGAGCAGCAGGCCCGGACGGAGCGGATGAAGGCGGAGAAGGAGCGGCAGATTGCGATGGAGGAGAAGCGCAAGGCGGAGGAGGCGTTGAAGGGGGAGCTGGCGGCCAAGGCGGCGCGGGATCAGGCGTT from Verrucomicrobiia bacterium carries:
- a CDS encoding autotransporter-associated beta strand repeat-containing protein gives rise to the protein MKTLRSLACACLAAGFILFLNPLQAASGGWVGGLGGPWHEPTNWSNGVVPNDSDGWAIAEVTNGLALITTSTPRVSEAWAGNNGIPGIIVVTNGGVLNVANWLVSGRAGSGFTPMSHLIVHNGTVNKTGDGFLVGDINNCRGTLTIAGTGTVNVNGGWFGVGNGEGGWGWVYMRDDARLLLADGRDFNIGDWGTGRGWLYLQDNARIEVRRFWVGKNDTAGVMIQRGGTVQGFTPTANEWRIGEGNNAYGFYWLAAGTFNNPNNLHIGANGIGLWYQNGGTTTWGSWTAPGRYANGRGVVYLTSGRVSHTGASTRLFAAEQGRGEINVHGDAVVDCNLGLVLAHAYSGATGKGYLNLNGGRVQVPRFERWGDAPGGLAYVSFNGGVVQAKANEGAFFENMTEARVYAGGAVFDTAGFNIGVNQPLLAPSGNGVASIPVLNGGSGYMGPPWVEIVGDGFGATAVALMEDDGTSNGTFRVRSILVTCPGRDYATPPMVNLRGGLPVTPATLDVATLAPNQSGGITKLGNGILTLGGANTFTGPTLVQAGAIRANRESVIAGGASLTVALGATFDLNNYAQTVGSLSGAGQILLGTATLTCGADNTSTVFSGSITGAGGLTKQGTGALLLSGVNSIAGTTRVNAGRLVLTTASTNMGNLRVADDATLGVQVASAGGRLTVANLTLGESVWSTLEVDLGAFGNPTIAPVEVTGALTLNGDVVVNLSAASLAVGQFPIIRYGTKTGVGQFVLASLPPRVIAELVDNVANQSIDVRVTSIEAPKWAGMVPGGAWDVGLTTNWVGASSGTPMVFQNGDGVLFDDSAPGTTTVNLLTNVQPASVILNNSNLTYTLTGSGKITGPAGLTKNNAGAVTLANTGGNDYAGPTVVNDGLLRAGAANVLSSNSPVQVAGGTLDIQNFNQTVPQVTLASGVIAGSGGTLLAGSYQAQSGLISANLAGPGGLTKTSPGQLTLSGNNTYAGATLLTEGALVAAVPNTLSPNSPLQLSGGTLNLLTNHQTAGAVTLTSGTIDGSGMLTAPSFSLVSGTINASLAGPGNVTKSGGGSVTANGALTHAGSTIVNGGTLVLTAPNSYGGNTIVANGGVVVVNSDASLGSGRLELNPGGTLRVTGTNGFVSSRNINFGVAAWNGGTVAVDAGQFALFTGAMTGAGSDTYFFKTGPGVMYYAGNTAFADATHFFVNEGWLVLSNATMSVNRWSGVASAANADAGLAIMGNTRLTVAHDFNIGDVTPSRARFVMMGQDAEVVCNAFDIGKPANCVGVAYQTAGVIRNGANWFGDWRIGGQWGTGDVGAYGFYQLAGGVFSNVVNNWQVGAYAQGVYYQSGGTNYQGGWTAFGRFGGSPSYGYGVGYLTGGKFFHVLPGQRVIVAEQGRGELTLARSAEMDTAAGIWIGLNYGGFAGYGILNLNGGVLSTPSVTMRDVGATSYLNLNGGTLKAKANEPNFIANLSGAYVYAGGAVIDTAGYDVAIPQPLLAPDGQGVVSITLDNPGSAYLGPPIVQIVGDGTGATAVAEIDVAAGTVTNIIVTSPGRGYTVATVTLSGGGGSGATATAVLGDNVSGGLTKLGGGRLALTGANTFTGPVRVSGGTLVHDGRFAGNVTVEAAGALDLGPALEDLEIRGTLNLQGTLFLDINPDQMDSDRIFGPTNVIFNGRLVIRNLGGPLRAGDSFWLFDALAFEGAFTEVVLPALDPGLAWDVAALQVSGILQVVPVITVPPAVSGWTLDRNHNSLTLEFTGQAGQTYWLQSASQLSTNTVWQTISTNTANLDTGRFLHIITNLTEFPQRYFRLVKP
- a CDS encoding DNA-binding transcriptional regulator, with product MAGGNGRGRRPHVALIVETSLASGRAILRGVARYVRRHGPWALFYQPRSLEEAVPKWLRQWRGDGIIVRVQNRKIAEAVLASGLPAVDVLGVVPGLPLPLVHVDDGQVARLAAGHLLERGFHHFGFFGIEGENWSHNREEAFVEAVVREGGSALVYNLPRGVESFGSWEEVEDDLAAWVRRLPKPAGIMVCSDQRGPLLLEACRRAGVAVPDELTIIGVDNDEPLCEVCNPPLSSVVPNHEQVGYEAAALLEQLMAGQPAPEKPVLVPPAGVVTRLSSDTLAIEDRQVAAALRLIREHACEGIKVSVLARQVGLSRTVLQRRFRAVLRKSVHQLIIEARLKRAQDLIVNTDLPMVEIAERCGFKHVEYLSAVFKQRLGLSPRQLRRPQSQGRVG